Genomic DNA from Hymenobacter jejuensis:
CACTTTACTACGCGAGACTTAAATCAAGAATTTCAAAACAAGAAACTGGCGCTAGTCAAGCTGACGTAACCAGGCAATGGCCACTTCTTCTTCGTCAAACAAGCGGTAGGTTAGGGCGGCGGCTTGGGCTTCGTGCATCATCTGGCTGAGCGAAAGGCGGGCAAATACATCGTGGGGAACGACTACGGCACCGTACACGGCGCGGCCTTCGGTTTGCTGACGCATGAGCCAGTAATCTACGATCCAGGCTTGCTCTTCGGGGGTATAAGGCGACATCAAGCGTTGGTCGCCCAGCATTTTGTGCCAGTTACGACTGCGCAACAGTTGGCTGGCGTGGGCCAGAAATGCTTGTAAATGATCTAGTTGTCGCGGTCCGGCGTTGTAGCGCACAATGGCGTAACCGTCGGGGTGCTCCGTGATGCTGCCCACGGAATTGGCGAAGTACAGACGCTGGCGCCGATCTAAAACGATGGGGTCAGACTCGCTAGGCGACACAGGAACAGAGAACGAAGTCAACATACAGCCCTTGAATTTGATTTTTCAAAGGATATAGCAACAAACTGTGTGCCGCATTCGGTTGAGTATCTGGGGGCTGGCGAAATTTTCCTGCTAAGCTCAAGCATAAAATGCTCCTGTGTACAGGCTCTTTTGGGAAGATCTCTGGCTGAGCTTATCCTGGAATTATCATGCCTACAGGCCCATCTGGAAGCTTATTGCGGTCGAAATAAGCCGCAGGCTAAGGGAAAATAATTCCGCTCCGGACGACGAAAGAAAAAGGTGCGAAAGAAAGGGAGCTGACTGCTAAGTAAATTTCCTTTTTCCGATATATTGTTTATAATCAATAACTTAAAAATCGGTTGCAACCTTAGGTGGTGTTCCCCATGAAGATGCTCTTACTCATCTGTTGGCTCAGTATGCTGGCCGCCGGGGCGAGGGCGCAGGAACCAAGCGGCGATCGGGTGCTGGCCGCAGTGCGTGACCATCCGCAGGCCGACACCGGGCGGGTAAATCGCCTTCTGGCGTTGGCGGAGCGCGAAAAAACGACCAAGCGCAGCTTCGCCGCTTATCAGGAAGCATTGTCGCTAGCGCGGCACATAAAGTATGCTTCCGGCGAAGCGCACGCGTTGCTGGGCTTGGGCTTCTACTACCGCTTTCGCAACGATTACGCCCGCGCCTTTCGCTACACGAAGCAGGCCCAACAGCAGTTTCGGCAGCTAGGCGATAAGCTGAGTCAGATCTGGTGCCTGTATAATCTGTCTTTCACGGTGTACGGACAAGGCCAGTTTGCCCAAGCCATGACCTACAGCCTCGAAGGTTTGAACCTGGCCGAAGAGCTGCACAGTCAAAAGTGGTTGACTTTGATACACAGCCAATTAGGAATTGCTTGCATAACGGTAGGCGAATACGCACAGGCCCGGCACTACCTGCTGCGCGGCCTTCGGCTGGCCCAGCGAGCAGGCGACCAAGAAGGAGCCGCGTTTTGCATCGACGGCTTGGGCCGGCTGGCTGCTTTGCAGGGAAAATGGGCCGAAGCGCTACGCTACCACGATCAGCAAGTAGTGCTTGCGCAAGCGGCTGGTAATCAAAGACTTGCTACTTTAGGGCAAATGCGGAGCGCGGAGATGAGCGAACGTTTGGGCCACTACCAACAGGTGTTTGCCGTCAGCTTCCGGACCCTTCAGCGCCTTCGCAAATTGGATGATGTGGGCAACATTCCGTATATGCAAATCATTCTGGCGCGGGCCTACCTGCACACCAACCGCCCCGATAGCGCCCTGGTGTACGGACGAGCCAGCCTGCTTGCCGGCCAACGCAGCGGGACCAAGATGGTGATCCGGGAGGCCAGCGATGTGCTGGCCCAAGCCAGCGCCCGGCTCGGTCGCTTTGCCGACGCTTACCGCTACCAGCTGCTGTTTACGGCTTACAAAGACAGCCTCAGCAACCAAGACCTGCGGCGACGCACGGCGGCGCTGCAATACAACCACGAGCTGGACAAGCAGCAATCGCAGATCCGGCTGCTCACGCGCAACCAGCAGCTCAGCCGCCAGCGCGCCGAACAGCAGCGCCTGCTTTTGGTCGGCTCCCTGGTGGCTCTGGCGGCAGTAGCGGGCCTGAGCGTGTTGCTGTGGCGCAACAACCAGGAGAAACAGCGAACCAACGTCCGGCTGCAAAAGCAGAAGCGTGCGCTCAAAGCTACGCAGGCGCAACTGGTGCAACGAGAAAAAATGGCGTCATTGGGCGAACTGACCGCGGGCATCGCCCACGAGATCCAGAATCCGCTCAACTTCGTGACCAACTTCTCGGAGCTGTCGGCGGAGTTGGTCAGCGAACTCGCCGACGCCCAACAACAAATTCCACGCGACGAAGCTCTGGAAACCGAACTGCTGGCCGACCTGAAGCAGAATCTGTATAAAATCAGTCAGCACGGAAGTCGGGCCGCGAGCATCGTGAAAGGGATGGCCGAACACGCGCGTCCCTTTGCCGGCGAGCGGCAGCCCACCGATCTGAATGCGGTAGCGGAAGAGCATCTGCGCCTTGCCTACCACAGCCAGCGCGCCAAGCACAAAGATTTCAACGTGACGCTCACCACCCGCTTCGCCAAGGAGTTGGAACCGATAGAGGCCGTGCCCCAGGAAATCGGGCGCGTGCTGCTGAATCTCTACGCCAATGCGTTCTATGCCGTGCACCAGAAAGCGGCCAAAATGGGACCGGAATATCATCCGGAAGTAACGGTCAGCACACAACGTGCCGGGCCGAATGTGGAGTTGCGGGTGCACGACAACGGCGTAGGCATGCCCCCAGAAGTTATAGAGAAAGCTTTTCAGCCGTTTTTCACCACCAAGCCCGCCGGACAGGGGACTGGGCTGGGCCTGTCCTTGAGCTACGATATCATCACGAAAGGCTATGGCGGTACGCTCACCGTGGAGAGCCGCGAAAGTGAATACACCGAGGTGGTTCTCACCCTGCCGATCACCAGCACCAGCCTCTGGGATAAAACCAACGAAGCGTGGGAAGAAAGCGCTGTATAAACGATGTCAACTACTCCGTTACGCTAGGGGTAGGACAAAGTCGCACAATCCCGTACCTTTTGCCTGCCTGCCGTCAGGCGCAGAAGCAATCGTCCGTACCCGTCCCGTCCTAATCTTCCCAGATACTCTATGAGCCAGATCCCGGATTCGCCGTCCCGCCGCGAGTTTATCAAGCACAGTGCCGTAGCTGCGGCCACCTTCATGATTGTGCCGCGCTTCGTGTTGGGCGGCAAAGGGTACACCGCGCCCAGCGACCAATTGGTGGTCGCCAGCGTCGGCGTCGGCGGAAAAGGGGAGAGCGACGTGGCTGCGTTTGCCAAAACCGGCAAAGCGCGCATCGGCTACTTATGCGACGTTGACGACCGTCGCGCCGCCAAATCGGTGGCGGCATTTCCGCAGGCCAAATACTACAAGGATTGGCGGCAGATGCTGGACAAAGAAGCCAAGAACATCGATGCTGTGTCGGTGTCCACGCCCGATCACAACCACGCCATCATTACGCTGGCCGCCATGCAGCTGGGCAAGCACGTGTACGTGCAAAAGCCGCTCACGCACGACATCTACGAGGCGCGTATGCTGACTGAAGCCGCCAAGCGGTATAAAGTCGTGACGCAGATGGGCAACCAGGGCGCTTCCAACGATGGGGTGCGGCAGCTGCAAGAGTGGTACGACGCCAAGATCATCGGCGACGTGCACACCGTGTATTGCTGGACCGACCGCCCCGTGTGGCCCCAGGGCATTCCGTGGCCGACTACCAAAGCCGCGCTGCCCCCGGAACTGGACTGGGACCTGTGGCTGGGCACGGCGCCCTACCGCGAATACGTCGATAAGCTGGTGCCCTTCAACTGGCGCGGCTGGTGGGAATACGGCACCGGCGCACTCGGCGACATGGGCTGCCATCTGCTGGAAGCCCCTTTCCGCGTTCTGAATCTGCAATATGCCTCCACGGTACAGGCCAGCGTGGGCAGCGTGTACGTCGATGAGTTTAAGCGCGGTTATTTCCCCGAAAGCTGCCCGCCTTCCAGTCACGTCACCCTGACCTTTCCCAAAACAAACAAAACCAAGCAAGACGTGACGCTGCACTGGATGGACGGCGGTATTCAGCCCGAGCGGCCCGAGGAATTGGGCCCCAATGAGCTGTTTGGCGACGGCGGCAACGGCATTCTGTTCGTCGGGAAAAAGGGCAAGATGATGGCCAGCACTTACTCCGCCGACCCGCGCCTGCTGCCGGTTTCGCGCACTCAGGAAGTCCACGTCAAGCAAACCATCGCCCGTGTGCCAGGGCAGGCCGGCGGCCACTATGCGCAGTGGGTAGAAGCGTGCCTGGCCGGCTACGGCAACAAAGCGGTCAGCTCCCCCTTCGAGATGGCTGGCCCGCTCACGGAGGCCTTGCTCATGGCCAACCTCGCCATTCGCGGCTACGACATCCAGCGCCCCAAAGCCACGGGCTCCGGCATGGATTACCCCGGCCGCGGCATTGAGCTGGTATGGGACAACAAGCAAATGAAGGTGACCAACTTCGACGACGTAAACCGCTTCGTGAAGCGCGACTACCGTGAAGGCTGGAAGCTGGGGATCTAAAAGGCGGAACGGGCCCTGGCTCAGCGGTGCCTAAACAGATGATAAGCCATTATTTTGTAAGTTATTGATAATCAAATGGTTGTATATTGCATCGGGAGGGCGGTGCTGTAGGCATCGCCCGGAGTGCTCACCAAATTCAGCGCCCAACCGATCATGAATCGACTCGACAATAAAGTAGCCGTAATTACTGGCGGCACGAGCGGCATTGGCTTGGCCACGGCGCACGAATTTGTGGCGCAAGGCGCAAGCGTACTCGTAACCGGGCGCACGCAGGAGTCGGTGGCGAAAGTGGCGGCCGAACTCGGGGAGCGCGGCTATGGTATCGTTTCCGACACCGGCAGCCTCTCCGACATTCGTGCGCTTCCGCAAGCGGTAGCAGCGCATTTCCCGCAGATCGACATTCTATTTATCAATGCCGGCATCGCCAAATTCACGCCCATCGCGGACGTGACGGAAGCCATCTTCGACGAGAGCATGACCCCCAATTTCAAGGGCGCTTATTTCACCATTCAGGCGCTCTTGCCGCTGCTACGCGACGGCAGCTCGATCATTCTCAATACCTCCGTAAACGCCCACATGGGCGTGGCCAATGCCAGCCTCTACGCGGCGTCAAAAGCCGCGTTGCTCTCGCTCTCGCGCAATCTGTCGGCCGAGTTGCTGCCCCGCCGCATTCGCGTCAACGCCATCAGTCCTGGCCCGGTAGCTACACCGCTGCACAGCGCGGCCAAGCTGGGCATCTCGGCCGAGCAGCTTCGGCAAATGGACGAAAGCACGGTGAAGCAGGTGCCACTGGGCCGCTACGGCACGCCCGAAGAAATTGCCAGGGCCGCTCTGTTCTTCGCCTCCGACGATTCGTCGTTTGTGTTGGGTGCCGAGCTCATTGTCGATGGGGGCATGATTACGCTGTAGCGCTGGCCCACGGAGAGTTAGGGCTCGGTCGGGAGCCAGACGGCAAACTCGGTGTACTCGCCTTCCTGGCTCTCGACGGTGAGCGTGCCGCCGTGGCCTTTGGTGATGATGTCGTAGCTGAGCGAGAGGCCCAGGCCCGTGCCTTCGCCTGGCGGCTTGGTGGTGAAAAACGGATGAAAGATTTTGTCGACGATATCGGCCGGAATGCCCGTGCCGTCGTCGCGCACCCGGATGATTACGCCATCCGGCGCGCGCTGCGTACTCACCGAAACCACCGGCTTGAACAACGTGCCGGCGGGGAGGCTCAGGGCCTTTTTC
This window encodes:
- a CDS encoding SDR family oxidoreductase translates to MNRLDNKVAVITGGTSGIGLATAHEFVAQGASVLVTGRTQESVAKVAAELGERGYGIVSDTGSLSDIRALPQAVAAHFPQIDILFINAGIAKFTPIADVTEAIFDESMTPNFKGAYFTIQALLPLLRDGSSIILNTSVNAHMGVANASLYAASKAALLSLSRNLSAELLPRRIRVNAISPGPVATPLHSAAKLGISAEQLRQMDESTVKQVPLGRYGTPEEIARAALFFASDDSSFVLGAELIVDGGMITL
- a CDS encoding ATP-binding protein; amino-acid sequence: MLLLICWLSMLAAGARAQEPSGDRVLAAVRDHPQADTGRVNRLLALAEREKTTKRSFAAYQEALSLARHIKYASGEAHALLGLGFYYRFRNDYARAFRYTKQAQQQFRQLGDKLSQIWCLYNLSFTVYGQGQFAQAMTYSLEGLNLAEELHSQKWLTLIHSQLGIACITVGEYAQARHYLLRGLRLAQRAGDQEGAAFCIDGLGRLAALQGKWAEALRYHDQQVVLAQAAGNQRLATLGQMRSAEMSERLGHYQQVFAVSFRTLQRLRKLDDVGNIPYMQIILARAYLHTNRPDSALVYGRASLLAGQRSGTKMVIREASDVLAQASARLGRFADAYRYQLLFTAYKDSLSNQDLRRRTAALQYNHELDKQQSQIRLLTRNQQLSRQRAEQQRLLLVGSLVALAAVAGLSVLLWRNNQEKQRTNVRLQKQKRALKATQAQLVQREKMASLGELTAGIAHEIQNPLNFVTNFSELSAELVSELADAQQQIPRDEALETELLADLKQNLYKISQHGSRAASIVKGMAEHARPFAGERQPTDLNAVAEEHLRLAYHSQRAKHKDFNVTLTTRFAKELEPIEAVPQEIGRVLLNLYANAFYAVHQKAAKMGPEYHPEVTVSTQRAGPNVELRVHDNGVGMPPEVIEKAFQPFFTTKPAGQGTGLGLSLSYDIITKGYGGTLTVESRESEYTEVVLTLPITSTSLWDKTNEAWEESAV
- a CDS encoding Gfo/Idh/MocA family protein; translation: MSQIPDSPSRREFIKHSAVAAATFMIVPRFVLGGKGYTAPSDQLVVASVGVGGKGESDVAAFAKTGKARIGYLCDVDDRRAAKSVAAFPQAKYYKDWRQMLDKEAKNIDAVSVSTPDHNHAIITLAAMQLGKHVYVQKPLTHDIYEARMLTEAAKRYKVVTQMGNQGASNDGVRQLQEWYDAKIIGDVHTVYCWTDRPVWPQGIPWPTTKAALPPELDWDLWLGTAPYREYVDKLVPFNWRGWWEYGTGALGDMGCHLLEAPFRVLNLQYASTVQASVGSVYVDEFKRGYFPESCPPSSHVTLTFPKTNKTKQDVTLHWMDGGIQPERPEELGPNELFGDGGNGILFVGKKGKMMASTYSADPRLLPVSRTQEVHVKQTIARVPGQAGGHYAQWVEACLAGYGNKAVSSPFEMAGPLTEALLMANLAIRGYDIQRPKATGSGMDYPGRGIELVWDNKQMKVTNFDDVNRFVKRDYREGWKLGI